The following nucleotide sequence is from Corylus avellana chromosome ca7, CavTom2PMs-1.0.
GTAAtttgttaataaataaaaaacgataatttaaaataatttaaaattaatatatatatatatatatatatataaaaatccaAGAACCTGTATCCAATAGGCCCACAATTATATCGCTCTCTATTTTCAAGTTCCTTCTTGCATTTAAAGGTAACCCAACGAAGTCCCATGACTTGGTAGTTTGTAGCTGGTGATACCTATTCGGCATCACATGTAGCACCTCGTTCCTATCTGAATTCACAACAAAAACTCTCTTCATATAAatcccatatatataatttcaatcaaaataataattgaggaacatatatatatatggcttcaCAATAATATACCCAATAGCTTTTGCGCTTCATCTTTTGTTAGATGTGCAGCAAATGCATTGAAGCTCGTGTAACTGTAGACCATGGACTTCCTGGCATCAACAATGCTGTTCCATGCATGCAAACCCATtaaatctcaaaaaataaataaaaaaaatatcatgttcatatatatatatatatgtgtgtgtatgtgtgtgtgtatataaaAGCCAACCTACGTACCTTCCTTTGACAGACGAGAGGACATTTAGATTAATGTTTCTTTGAACTCTAGAGTCTGCGGACACGGGACCATTTTGCAGGAAAGCAATGTAGTATTCCTGTACAATAAATTCGATTAttgcatgaaaataaagcataattaattaatgagaagaCAAATAAAACATGCACGCAAGCACGTACCTTTTTCTCAACTCCAATTTGACCGACAACACCACCTatcaagaccaagagaagaggaagaagaagccgATGATATTTCGCCCCCGACATATATATGtttcaataatatataatattgtcttcttccttttcctcctcttcttctccgtATCTACTAATCTCACGCAGGGTGATATATAACGAGCATGACACCCTGTATTGCttcacaagaaaagaaaagcagttCGATTGAGGATAAAAACAGCCTTGTCTCCTTTAACATTTCAACCCCGGTTCCTCAGGTTTTCGGTTGGAAAAACCAGGAAAAGGAAGATAACAGAATTTCTGGTTGTCTTTCGCTTTATATTCAATGTACTTATACTTAGGCTTTGCTTCTTTTGGATAAACTTTGTTCAGCATTCCCATCCCCTATCTTTGTCTGTTTCATAATTCTGTTAAGGAAAAATCCATGCGAAGATTTAGGTAGGCCTAAGACCgtaaatgaattaataaaactaCCCGTGAACTCGCTCGACCTCGATTTAATTGTTAAACAGGCTGTTTATGAATACAAAACAAGgctcaattattaaaattattcatatttgtATAAAACTCAGCTTGTCTGGATTAACGTTCATAAACACATTAGCCAATTGATCAACAAATGCAATAGGACAAAGACATAGACTGCCCTCCAAGAGATGGTGACACACAAAATGGCTGTCAATCCCAATGCTGATATCCTTATGATGATATAAGGATTGTCATACCATAACAAGTATGGTCATCCCCACATCACATAAGTCCCATGGCAGGTAAATAACCTCCATGGAGATTACTAAAAAGTGAAATGATATAATTAACCCTTCGCCAAGAGTTATATTATACTCTATAAATAAAGTGAGAATCAAAAAGTTACATTCGTTCGTTTTTTCTAACAACATTCTCTGACTTCTTTCTCTTTGTCCTCTATAACATTTCCACCATAATGGGAGACTTTCAAAGATCTTAgtttattgtatatataattctacaaattagtatacttatgttCCAATTATAGTTAATTGGGCAAATAGATCAGAAAAAGTTGATTAAAATGGAGAAATTAATCAAAAGTAGCTTAGAATTACATAGTTCCGAATTGCAATATACATAAGCATACAAGATCCCAATTTGATTCGATTAGaaagacaaaagacaaaaaacaaaacaaaaaataaaacaaaacaaaaaaaatgatagacATGCCTCTATGAGTACGTACTGTTAGATTGGACCTCTTTCTTTGTTTCCCGTTTTCATATTACCATTTTCTGGACTATAAATGACAATAGGGCTCCTTACGATTTTGCGGGAACTTTTCCATACAAGTGAGCCTGAAACCATTTGCATGCTTGCCATTGCCTTCGCCCTCACGACAACCCTGTAGCACAGCTTCTGATTGACGCGAGTGAAGACGAGACTCATGGGCTTCACAGTGATGTCAACTCCTCTGGGAGCTCTAATGGTGGCATTGTAGACGGATGGAGCAGCACCGACATTGGTGACTACTCTCTGGAAAACACCTGTTGTTATCTGTAGCTTGCTTTTCAAGCTAAGATGCATGGTTGGATAGTTGAGATCGTCGTAGCCAATTCCAGGAAGGAATTTTGAACAATCTATGGATTTTGAACCGACGAGGACTGCCAAAGAGGATGAATTATACCCCTCGTGGCATAGGAACTGGGTGTAAAGCATTTCGCCCATGTCATAAATTAAGCCAGGGCTCACGGCTCGAGTTGGATTCACTTGACCAGCACCATATGCAAATTCTCCTTCTGTATTCACCCTCCGGCTCATAGAATTTGCTTCACAATTAAATCGATGCAAGTGTCAGCCATGAAGAAGATAAGCATTATGGGCAAGTAGAGAAGAACCTTATAAGAAATGGATACAAATCAATCTTTTGAAGCACACAAAGCTTTGAAGTATGATTAAAACAGGAGTCTAACCCCAAATGGTTTGGCTCAAGTGATAAGTCACTTTGCTAATTTGGTGCCACATGAAGCATTAGAGCATCTCTATTGAGCTCtttaaatttggcttttttaaaaaaaattaaaaaagctcaCAAAAAGAGTAATTTAACACGCTCtctactctatttcaaatttaattttgatcaacGAGGCTATCTAAATACCAAGTGcaaaaagtaaaagttatttagttttttaatcttatatattcattttccttctctctctcattatatattcatttttaatcttatataagaaaataataatatgtaactaaagtagaagaagatataatgagtttgatatttgattcattttaatagtgacttttcaaattttaaaaagtgagtttttctcttcaaatttaacttttatttgaacaCCTCAATATGAATGCTCTTAGGTCTAAAGTTCAACCTCCTTCGGTACAAACAAATCCTTGGGGTCACGCTCGTGGGCGAAAGCCTGAGCTTTACTTGACCCATGTAGAGGGGCTCGTGCACGGGAATCTAGTACTccgttaaaagaaaaaagaaaaaaaaaaagacaatctTATCCTTTTTACTTGTGGTGATAAGAGCAGACTTGATTGCAGCTGGACTCCATTTTGGGTGGAATGACTTAACATAGGCTGCTGCTCCGGCGACGTGAGGACATGCCATGGAAGTCCCAGACATGagggtaaatttggaaaatTGGGTGTCACCTTTCAAGCCGGTGAGCGACTTCAAAGGGGTGTAAGCTGCAAGGATGTTAACACCGGGTGCTGCAATATCAGGCTGTTCCACCAAAAGATGTGGGTGTTAGGTTTTATACGTCAAAGCCATGCaacaaggaaaatgttttctactTTATATTAGGGATAACTTCAGTTAGGACCTATGAGTTACTACAAGTTTTGAGAAAActctccaaatttcaaaaactctcaatttcactccataaactttcaattggatGCAATTGACCTCATTCATCAATTTTTATCGTTAAACCCTAATggaaaccaataaaaaaaccaaattacccttcaattttttgttttagttttaattttcaattggaAATTAAGtgtaaaatttgaattttataaaagtttcaggggtataaaagtcatttatcacttttaacgtccaAAAACTGGCGgagggggtagattgcatcaaattaaaagttcaatttgTGAGATTGCGAGGTTTCGAAATTTAGAGATGTCTTTTCAAATTACATAATAGTTGAGAAgtcatttgtgaagttttctcaatatattatgaatgaaaaagtaaaatctATACCTTGAGAACACGTTGTGATCCGGAACTTGGACCACGAGATGAAAATGTAGCTACAAATGGAGCAGgcagtttttttatttcttgggTCTTATGTATAACTCCTGATGATGATCTACATTGCACAAGAAAGTCAATCAAGTTAAAGCttctttaaaatcatttataaagctAATTTCAGCTAGTAAGTAaataatgtgggacttaacacacatgcatgagtgtctttataaaccacttaTTTTCATGCAATgttccagtaccacatgacatTACTAGATGGTTCTGATATCATTTGTAACGACTTAAGAAAAGCGTTAGCCACATTTGCAATATCACCCCAAAACGAcaagtcaatttggagtttccctaaaatcacttataaagcaaagtttcacctaataagtaTGTAATATGaaacttagcacccatgagtaCTGTTTATAAACTACTCACTATATGTAGGTTACTCATCTATTCTAATATGAGACCACGGTGTGACATTAACAAAAGTTTCTCCACAATCTTTTTCTAATAAATGTTGAATTAATTGTAACAAgcatgaacatatatatatatatatatatacacacacacacacaaaagaaggCATTCACTATATATAACCAGCCAAAAACTATGATTACCTTGTGGAATGTATGTAATTATCTACGATTTCACCAAGGGTGCCATTCACAATGGTTCCCGGGGCCATGAAAATTGGGGCAGAATCGAAAAAGAAATTATCACTTGCAAGTATAGTGCCAACACCGCCAATTTCTCTGACAACAGAATCAATTCCCCATTGTCCTAATCTGCAGTAAACAAGCCTTCCCTTTACCTTAGCAGGATCTAATGAGTTTTCCAAGCAAAACCTGtacaaaatgaaaatgtttgttttgtttttgtgatcaAAACTTTTCACTTATAATTGCTTCTCTATGAACAAAGAAAATTAGTACCTAGCATCCTCCTTGGTTGAAGGGTTACGCGCCACATCTTCCCCACTAACAAGAGGATATAATGCCTGCTTTGGATTGAATGTGCTCACCCCAACCCCCTGCATAACCAAAAAGGAAATTTACAAGGCATATCAAATTAGAAACTCCTAGGCTAGCCGATTTTTACACGACGTGCAAATTTAGCATGAACCTAATATGAAATTAACTGGTTAGAGTTAAGgagtttgactcgtttaattaaatgaattgagtTGTGGTTGATCTTTATACTTACTGAGATGGTCTTTCCATTTCCCAAACGAACATTGCTCCTAAACGCCCTATCAATGCCGCTAGCTGCCACGGTTAGAACCCAAGGTGCATGATTCATCACAGTACCCAGACTTGGTCCAGAATTTCCAGCCGAGGCCACAGTGAGAATTCCCTTCTTCATGGCATGAAACGCACCGATTGATATAGAGTCAACGGCATAGTTAATATATCCTCCACCAATAGAAATCGATATAACGTCCACACCATCATGTATAGCAGCTTCAAAAGCAGCAAGTATGTCCATATCCGAGCACCCATAGCTGGCCCAACAAACCTTGTACATGGCCACCCTAGCCGACGGCACTGCGCCTCGTGCGGTGCCTTGGGCGAGCCCAAAGAGGCTTGCATTTCTAACGAGGTTGCCGGCGAAGGTTGACGATGTGTGGGTCCCGTGACCTTGCACATCAACCGGAGAAAAAATGTCGTTCGGATCCGATACGTTGTCGAGCTTGAAGTACCTTGCACCTATTAGTTTCCTTCAAGTAcccaaatataaattaataatattgttTTAGGTTATATGAATGTGATGACATTATAGTGaaaattagttattaattttatttttatatgctttgcttattcaaatattgatttttattgtcacgttagcctaattatatatatgacagTTGTTCTACTAAGTAGCATTATTATatctaggcaatgtgagatgaTTGAAATTGCAACTTCTACTGAACTTGTGCTGATGAAATAGTTGATTGAGACGTAATTTTGTAACACTAATTACCAAAAATCATGTTCAAAAAAAGTTCATCGATCTTTGGCCAGCACTCTCAAGATtaatagttttgaaaatttgttgaaaatgaCACGCTTTCTGGAAATGTGAGAATGTGTTTTGATGTTTTCCATGTTTCAAAATGCATGGTGATGAAAATGACCCAATTAATGacaagtttttatgttttggctGGTTTTCTTGCTTGCttaccaaaaaaggaaaaatgccTCTGTCGTTTCCCAAATCATAGATGTAGCCAACAAATTTACGATAGAGATAATTTGGTGGTGTTTGATAATTAGTCTTTTTAATtaagagggttttttttttttttttggtgaaaaacCGTGGCATAAAGATGAAATGAGTTTGGAgtattttgtgagtgttttatgagtaaagttgtttgttaatgttttgacttttttgaaTAAAACTAAATCGATTTTCAAAGAAGATATAGAGTGACTTTTGATCCGATTGGGATCCCTAGCAATAGCTGGGGAATtgcctattattattatttttttttttttgaaatcctggCCATTGAATCTCATCTAAGGGTCTACAAGCCACCACGTgtcccattaattaaaaaaatatatattttattatttaaattgtgaaaataaaatataaaacaaaataaaaaaatatgagatggccggccaccccagctgagccatgggggtggccggagcCATCCCATGGCCCcaggaggtggttcggccaccccttagggccaaaacccataaattaaattttttgatttggccctAAGGGGTGGCTTTGGCCTCCCCCAACCAGTCCTTGGGGGTggcatattttattattattattttttatattttattttaaaattttaaataataaaaatattattttttaattagtaggaCACGTGGCAACTTGTAGACCCTTGGATGAGACTCAAtggcaaaaaaattttaaaaaattgatgggcAATTTCTCAGTTATTGCTGGGGATCCCGATCCCTTTTGATCAGTGTTATATATACCAATGCATAAATTCCCGAGGGTGTAATCTAAATGCATACACAAACTTTCCTAATTAGAAAGAAATATAATCATTAAAATCCAAGTCCACAAGATCTAAAATCATGACAAATTcgtttaatttatatgaaatgaaaaCTCTTGGGTTGATCATTTCTGAAAGTGAATAATTTTTAGAGTcgaatttaatttattatctttttcagGTGAAAATGAATCGATTAATGAACTTCATATtggtaattgaataaaaaataataataaagaaaaaggaaaaggaaaatggaCACGATTTTACTTGTTGCATCCTGAGAAATTAGCGAAGTGGGCACAAGTTCCTTTCCATTTTGCAGGTGGAGGACCAAACCCATCATCCTTAAAGCTTTCAGACTGTGGAGTAATCCCTGGCACGAAATTTGATcgtatttatttacaaaaaaataagtacgataaaaacaaattaaactgaaataaataaataaataattaaaaaatccaAGCACCTGTATCAAATAGACCCACAATTATATCCCTTTCCATTTTCAAGTTTCTTCTAGCGGTTAAAGGTAATCCAATGAAGTCCCATGACTTGGTAGTTTGTAGCTTGTGATACCGATTCGGCATCACATGTACCACCCTGTCCATGCCTGCAGAATTCacaccaaaatttaaaactcgatcagtttatataattaatcccatatatatatatatatatatatatatatatatataatttcaatgaaaataataataattgaggaACATATATTAAACATATATCTTCACATACCCAATAACTTTTGGGCTTCATCTTGAGATAGCTTTGCTGCAAATGCATTGAAGCCCTTTGTGTAGCTGTAGACCATGGACTCCTGAGCATCTTGAAGGCTGTTCCATGATACTCATTAAGCCACagtaaataaacatataatctTGTGTTTGTGCTGAAAACTGCATATATAGTTTCatgatcaaatatatatatatatatatatatatatatatataggcatatgTGTGTGCAAAGAGATGAGAAAGGGAGGAGCCAACCAACCTTCCTTTCACAGAAGAGAGGATATCTAGATTCATGTTTTTCTGATCTGCAGTGGCTGTGAACAAGGGATCATGTTGCATGAAAGCAATGTAGAAGTCCTGTATACAACTTAAGATTACGTACGGCATAGAAATAAATCTTGAATTATTTGTCTCTTAAGCTATTATAACTCTTGTCTTAATACTCCTCCGCAAATCCAACGGTAGATCACATACGTTGAAATTTGATCTTGAACTcttaaattctttattttttgagttattATAACTATTGTCTCAATAATAAACATGACAAactagaattaattaattaatgatcaagaaaacaaataaaacatatgtatatatatatatacaaaccgTTTGCTCATCATCTCCAATTGCACCAGCAAGATCACCTatcaagaccaagagaagaggaagaagaagaagaaaggtgtGGATATATTTTGTAGCTCCCGACATGCttattacaataatattatGGAGGTTTGAGGTTGCTACATATATATAACGATCGAGAACGACACAACCTGTATTGCTTCACAAGAAAGAACAACCTTGCAGTTAACTTCTTCAACTCCAATTCCTCAGGTTTTCGGTTGGGAAAACCTGTAAAGGAAGATAACAAAATCTCTGCTTCTCTTCTGCTTTAGTCAATGTCATATATAAGGCTAGCTTATAGGAAGGACTAGATCTCCTTTGTGGGCCATTGATTACTTTtttaagcctatatatataattatatttcttCACAAATTAAGatgagatgatgatgatgagaatgTTAAAATCTGCAATGTGTTCTTGTGTTTCTTAATTTAATTGTGGGTGTAAAGAAGGTCGGCGTCAAATTTAAATGAGAATAATTGCTTGAGAATTGACAAAGAAGATTAACCCATAATATCAGGAAATCCTTTTTCTAGCTTGAATTCCAATTCAAGCTAGCTAGACTAGTGAACCTGTCTATATCCCAGACCCAAATTGAAGTGACTTGAAGAGCTTCTTTTAGCTCAAATGACTTTGCTTGCGTCATGCATGGGAGGATTTCACCTCAGcctatagtaaaaaaaaaaaaaaaaaaaaagggagagaaaagaatatatatatatatataggttgttgttttttgttttgtttttgttttttgtttttgtttttttgtttttaccttaGGTTGAGCAATGGAGATGTTAACATTAATTTGGATTAACTGATAATTAATGTCAGtcttttatagttgaataagggcGGTTAGAATAGGAAATacaataagaaaattaaagtaaaatattacataataaaatcaaattgtACTAGGAACTACTAAACCAGTATCTAAAGATATCAGGCAGACAAGgaaaatatcataatatatttttgaatatattctaacatctccACAAACACAAAGTAgtaatgtagatgccaacttgagttACGAAACAAGTTCACATAAATGACTAGGTAGATTTGCTTTGGTAAACATATCAATCAACTGATCAGCAGATGCAATAAGACAAAGGTGAAAAGTGCCTTACAAGAGATGACGGCACACAAAATGCCGGTCAATCTCAATGTCTTTAGTGCATTCGTAAAAGAGATCATTATGTGCAATTCGAACTGCACTTCAATTGTCATAGAATATAGGAGAGTTGGATATCTGAGGAACACCCATATATCTTGTAGGAGCGCACGTAGCAAGAATAGCTAATAGGTGGTCTTCCTTAGGGCACAATAATCAGCTTCAGTACTGAAGTGGGCAACTACAGATTGTTTATTGCTATACCAAGAAATGAGAGAACCACCTAGTAGAAAACAATATATAACCGATGATGGAGCGACGATCGGTTAGATCACCTACCCAGTTAGCTCCTGAATAAATCTAATGATGAGTGAAAAGAGAAATTAAGACTATGAAACAATGTGTCCTTCACATagggtttgaagaaaaatagcaTAGTGATTTGAGTGCGGTGCAATCATGAATTAACTATGAACTGCATAGGCAACATCTAGTTTAGTAAGTTGTGACTGTAAGATAAATGAGACTCCTAACCATGTTTAGAGAGTGTTTGCATATGGAATTAGTGACTCGAAGCTTTACATTCATTTTTAAAAGGATTATCAACAATTTTACAATTAGTAAATCGAGCTCGTGGAGGAGATCAAAAGCATATTTTGCTTAAGATAATAACAAGCATCTGAATGATTATAAGacattcttatatatatatatatatatatatatatatatatatatataccttacaAAAACAATTTAGCGTTTGTTGATGGAGTTTTTGCCAGGTCAGCAATTTGAATAGAAAAGTTGGTGAAATGACTAATTTTTGAACGGGTGAGAGAACCcattgttaagtatgacttgaattaaaagtcatggtgggacccaatGGTTTGCCTCCTTCTCCAAGTAGGAGAGGTTCTTGGTTCAATCGGTTTACTCctttacatgtgggttttggagaccttctcctatgtgtacttgaactccttgtttgacttatagtaggagtcctagaccaacatgtaaaaggagagttaagcttctatataaggaacaaagcataAGGTGAATTGGTGTGTGCCAAAAATGTGAAGCAccaaaaggaggagaaaaagagagaatttgagaggaggtacaagggcagcaaagGTGTtctcttcttggtggtttttgggggagccaaaaacaagtgattagaagaaaaatggtattgcagagtgagagaagtaaatagagatcagccgtcATCcattccagcaaaagaagagtttgtacatctgtcttttggattctattttgggaataatctctcttgtgtgatagtgagatttgggtatATTAGGGCTTtaggatctgagtgattttctctctactatttttgtactccatattttgatagtgaattttctccgggtcgtctctgctagtggatgtaggcttgttaagccgaaccacttaaatctttgtgtcgtgtgtgattgcttatctttgttattccgcattcttcttatttttcacatctcacgggtcttgggaaataggattaatttcctaacaactggtatcagagctgttggttcgagtgggagtgATGGCAGGtaaagaaggaaagatgggaatcgagaaattcaatggcaaagattttgggtattggaaggtacagattgaagatattctttatgggaaagatcttcatcaacctcttttggaagaacaacccgacgacatatatgatagcgagtgggctctgcttgatcgtaaagccctagcagttatcaggttatctctatcaaaa
It contains:
- the LOC132187652 gene encoding subtilisin-like protease SBT4.14, which gives rise to MQHDPLFTATADQKNMNLDILSSVKGSLQDAQESMVYSYTKGFNAFAAKLSQDEAQKLLGMDRVVHVMPNRYHKLQTTKSWDFIGLPLTARRNLKMERDIIVGLFDTGITPQSESFKDDGFGPPPAKWKGTCAHFANFSGCNKKLIGARYFKLDNVSDPNDIFSPVDVQGHGTHTSSTFAGNLVRNASLFGLAQGTARGAVPSARVAMYKVCWASYGCSDMDILAAFEAAIHDGVDVISISIGGGYINYAVDSISIGAFHAMKKGILTVASAGNSGPSLGTVMNHAPWVLTVAASGIDRAFRSNVRLGNGKTISGVGVSTFNPKQALYPLVSGEDVARNPSTKEDARLGQWGIDSVVREIGGVGTILASDNFFFDSAPIFMAPGTIVNGTLGEIVDNYIHSTRSSSGVIHKTQEIKKLPAPFVATFSSRGPSSGSQRVLKPDIAAPGVNILAAYTPLKSLTGLKGDTQFSKFTLMSGTSMACPHVAGAAAYVKSFHPKWSPAAIKSALITTTNSMSRRVNTEGEFAYGAGQVNPTRAVSPGLIYDMGEMLYTQFLCHEGYNSSSLAVLVGSKSIDCSKFLPGIGYDDLNYPTMHLSLKSKLQITTGVFQRVVTNVGAAPSVYNATIRAPRGVDITVKPMSLVFTRVNQKLCYRVVVRAKAMASMQMVSGSLVWKSSRKIVRSPIVIYSPENGNMKTGNKERGPI